In Benincasa hispida cultivar B227 chromosome 8, ASM972705v1, whole genome shotgun sequence, the sequence CCTCACCTCTTCCCATTTCGTTCGTTTCGCCTCTACTTCCTCCGATGCTCTTCCCTTTTCCGATGGCCCTCCAGAAGAAGACCCACTTCATTCTTTGGCCGAAGCCCGGCTCGCCGTTTCCGAGTATCTACAGCGTTTCGGGGTTTCGGAGGACGAATCTGTCTCCATCGCCTCCAATTCCCCTCGTTTCTTGAAGATGCTCGTTGATGGAGTTCGGGAATTGGACGAGACATCCATGTGGGTTTCCTGGAGTAAGGAAGGAGGAGAACAGCCGTTGGTTGATGATTTTGGGTTTAAGGAAAAGGTGGGTTTGATGGCCATGGAGAAAGGTGACCATGGGAAGGTTGCTTTTTTGGAAAGCGTCGGTATGAATCTTTCTTCAGCTATGAATGTTGCTCGCTACCTCTCTGGAGAGATGCTTCCATCTCTCATTTATAAGGTAGGACGCTACTTTTgctaaattttcttcaaattagcATTCTCGTTGTCCCGATATTTCCTATAGAAATACTCACAGTTGATCGATTAGCGGGaattaatgaaattagtttCTGATTAGTACTGTCTGAGTTCTTTTTTACTTGAGTTGATATCTGTTTGCAGTGTAGAAATTGAAGATTGATTAGCTTGCCGACGTTGGTTTATTTTTACATTTGCTCTTTAGGTAAAATATATGAAGGGACTCTTCTTTTCTGGCAGCGGTGATGGAGAAGTCATAGGAAAAAATGCTCGTCGGATGATGACCAACTTATCAATTCCTCCTGATGATGATGTGCAGCAGACTTTGTCCTTTTTTGAGAAGGTCTTGTAACAGTTTTCAGTTCCAAAGTTTCCAATTTCAAAGTTCGAActaatttttttcttgtttctgtTTCATtcgttttttaattttcataacatATGTTGTCTTTATTAATATTGTTATAGATTGAAGCCAGGCGTGGAGGCCTAGACATGTTGTGTTCAAATGAAGAATCCTTTCGCCTCTTACTTGAATCATTTCCTCACATGCTTTTTTTGTCAGTAGAATCCCATGTAAAGCCAGTGGTAGAATTTCTTGAAAACATTGGCATCCCTAAGGAACGCACGAGGAGTATGTTTCTGCTATTTCCACCCATCATTTTCTTCGATACTGAAGTCCTCAAATCAAGGATACTAGCTTTTGAGGAGGTACTATTGCTTGCATTTACGTACTTATATACACGCACGTGCACACAATTACACACAAGGGACATTTATACATCATTAAAGTAATTTGATAATAGGTATGAAGTACCAAACTCTCTTTAGGAGTTTGATGAAAGTCCctcaaacaagaaaaaaaatcctgATATCTTTAAGAATTATGAACATCAGAGCAAGGTCACCCTTGCTGCTGCCTGGAACATGGGTTTTGTAAGTGGGAATGGGAATGAGTAAAATTGTAGGGCtgatatacatacatacacacgtacatatatatatatatatatatatcctagGCATGCTTTATTCCTTCTCTTCCAAAATTGGATTCAAAATTAGTCAATGACTTTAGGCCAAAGTTCATCtcttttatgtataaaattataGCTCGAGTTCTTTTGAAAGActgaaaatgtttaaaaaattttgaactatATTACCCTCACTTTCAAATGGAAGGTgggtttcatttttttcattgagTCTAGATTCTTATTGAAAAAAGAGTTCACTGTATAGTATGATGTTATGTTGATATTTTCTCACtacttttagtttattgatgtTTAATTATCCTGTAGGTTGGCATAGAAGCGACGACAGTTGGTAAATTGTTACTTAAATATCCATGGATTACAGCCAATTGCATCCAAGGCAACCTTAAACAGATTGTTTCTTTCCTTGAATTGGAGAAGGTACACCTACTCTGGCCATTTTACCTTGCTTGTACTAATGTGATTAATTGCATGTTTAAAACCCTAGAATTTGATATATAATTATGCTCATGAGCACTATTGGTTggtattttgaatttgatagcAGCTGCCAGCTGATGTTTTGACCATTCTAAATCTCATATTCTTATTTAAAGAATGACAATGTATCTTTCTGAAGTTGAGTGAAAATGGTCAACATTGAAAAGAAAAGGCACAGATGGTAGATTGGGCCTAAGTGCAACTCTCCTTAGAAGGCTTCAATTGAGAATCTGCCCTTTAAAGGCTTTCTTTGGGGAGGAGCTAAAGTGAAAGGGGATACCACTTGGTAAAAGTCGGGCCAATGATAAGAAATTATTGTCATCTTGCAAAATGGCATGGAAATTCCGTTTTGAGAAAGAGGATTAATGGAAATTTCACTGTAAGAAAGAGGATTGATGGAGAAGAGTTGTGGCTAAATTTTGAACCACCAATCAAGGTTCTTGGCTGGTCACTTCCTTCAAACTTTCTATGGACTATGGTCTCAAACAGGTTCGCAGTCGTTGTGGGAAATCATAGTTCTGTTAGCTTTCagaatgatttttggattggtAATGAACCCTTTTAAAGGCTTTCCTTTGAATATTCTCTCTTTCCAATTGAGAAACCTCTTCTGTTGATGACATTTGGAATCTCCTACTCAAAAATGGGCCTCGATTATTGAAGTACTTTTTTGGATGCGTTGTCCAAGATGTACCTCTATCTCAAATGCACTTGCCCCTCTCCTTGAACTCTCGTCAGTTCTATACAAATGGATACACCTACCTACAAGAGTCTTCTTATGCAACTCATTATTGAAAGATACTATGATCAAGAGTGTCTCAGAGAAACGTATTTCTTCCTCGTAGCTTAATCAACTCTTTGGTGAAGATTGTTGCACTCAAACTTTTCTGGTCTTTTCCATGGTgattcatatatttgaaaacaagaaattgaatttagaTCACATGCCAAACTTGCCTTTACCTTTTGGTAAATGAGCATTATTCTGTAGTAGGTGCCCTTTAAGCTGTTGAAAAATCCAAGTCTGTGCTAATATGACGAATTTGCACCTTTGTATATATGTAATATCTCGTTTACTAGAAGATATTTCATGACAGGTACCAAATGCAAGCATTATCAATGCAATCAGCAGTTGGCCACTGATTTTAGGAAGCTCAACTAGTAAATTGCAATTGATGGTGGACAGGTTTGGTGGGCTAGGTGTTCAAAGCAAGAAGTTGGGTCAGGTGATAGCCACAAGTCCTCAGATATTACTTCAAAAACCTCAAGAATTTCTTCAGGTTGGTACCTAGTATTATTTACCATTCTTTGTTGTATCCTGCATTGCAATCAATGTCAAAAGAAATTCATGGATACTTTCAACAttattatggatgatatgttcAAATCATAATGCTTCAGAGCTTATTTACTCATTTACTTCAATATTTTTGTATCTTAGGTATAAACAAACACATTGTGTACGTCAATTTATTTCTCATCTGAATGCCATATAACTTGCCTTCTCTCTTGTTTTATGTTCTTATATTTATATTCCAACATCAATTAGaaaatattatatcattttgaatttgaaatatgatGATATTCTCTCTAgttttttgaactttcaattgtaGGAAAAATTGCCAAAGCTAACCCTTGAACTCTGTGGGTTGTTATATGAACTTACCATCACATCCTCCAATGttcaattttgattaatcacCTTCGTAAGTATACAAAATTGTTgtaattaaactcttaaataTTGCAAAATGAACTAATCAGCTATGATAAAGTGTTTTTTCTAGAATCAGGATGGTTCTTCAACGTTTatcaaaaaattttaatttttttagtagttAACATTGTAGTTTTCAAGTTTTATAGAGTAAAAGAATAttagtttaaattaacaaatttatagTTTGCGGGTTGATTTTTACCGGCCTTATAGTTCAAAAGTAATTATGCATTAAAATCTCGTAAGGGAGGtggatcaaattgaaaattcGAGTGCGTGGTTGTAACAACCTCTATAACTTAGTGGTGGCTTTTGCAATCTTTTATTGTTCGGGAGTTTTGGAAGTTTCAGaagtttataattataattgtgCGTATACAGGTCGTTTCATATTTGGAAGAGTTAGGGTTCGACAAAGGAAGTGTTGGTAGAATAATTACTCGTTGTCCAGAAATATCTGCAACTAGTGTTGAGAAAACGCTAAAGAGGAAGATTGAATTTCTCATCAGTATTGGAGTTTCTAAGACTCATCTACCTCGTGCAATTAGAAAATATCCAGAGCTTCTCGTGTCTGACCCTGACAAAACTTTACTCCCGCGGTAATGCTCAGGCTTCACTTCTGTGTATATACGTGTGTGATGTGGTACAATTGGTGGGCATAGCTTCCATGAACGAGACAATAAAATCTTTTGAGAAGGGCAAAAAGTTATATGCATTTTGAAAATACATCTTTATGATAAAAGTAATTCTCAAAATAATTCacatttataatttttctcattggtTTCCTGGTTTGTTTTAGCATATTTGCCGTGTCAACTGAAAATGTCTCATGTAACATTTGAGTAGGTTGCTAAGTGAATCTCATTGCAATTGAAAATCAAGACTTTTCTCACCTCACTATTTAGAAGTATAGAAAAAGGAAGAATGATTTATCTACTTGAAAagaatgtataattaattagattataaaTAGAAGATGATAACTTTTTGTCTCAAATTATTGTAGTTGTAGTTGAAATTGATATGGATCTTTACACTACACTATTCTGTTCTATGATGTGATGCCCCAAATTCTAATAACGATCACAACGTTTTGCAGTATAAGGTACCTGAGGCAGAGAGGGTTCTCAGAGAGGGATATTGCCTTCATGGTTGGTAGATTCTCTCCTGTACTGGGGTATAGTATAGAGGAGGTATTGAGACCCAAACTAGATTTCCTTGTAAATATCATGGAGAAGTCAATAAAGGAAGTGGTCGACTATCCAAGGTACTTCAGTTATTCGTTGGAAAAGAAGATAGTTCCAAGGTTCCGTGTGTTGAAGGGGATAAATGTAGAATGTAGTTTAAAGGATATGTTGGGTAAAAATGATGAGGAGTTTGCTGTTCAGTTTATGGGCTACAAAGGAACAGAACATTAGATTTGCCTAAACTGACAAAGAGGGAGCTGCCCCGGGGAGAAAAAGCATGGAGTTCATTGTTGCATGCCAATTCACAAAGCAATTCAAGATTTTTCAGGTATGCCAACATTCATTACCATAAAATACGTAGTTGATTTCAGAACTAATGGTTGAGTACAAGCAGGATTTCGTTTGTAGATTATGTTTTGAAATATCTCATATTGTACAGAATCTATCTGGCCCTCTCTAAAGAAGCTAGAATTACATTTCTTGTTATGGGGTTCAAATGAGTTGATTAGTAGATAGATAGATTGAGTTATAGCAAGAGAGGGTTCAAGATGATTGATTGCTTCCCTCGACAATAAGTTTTTTAGTTCATTAATCGTGTTACAGATTCTTTATACGTATATATAATTGCAGTATGATCAACTCTTGGTGGGGATTAGCATTGGCAGGTCACTAATTGGAGAAGAAGCTAATCTATAGTTTTTGGTTTGAACAAAGCAAGTTTGCGCACCGGCCAGATCCGTTGGTTCATTCTAGTCCTATTAGCTAGAACTTATGTGTATTTCATACGTAGTTTTCAATGTTAAAATATGGCTAGGGTAGGAGTTAAGGACTTGGGATCAGAACTTCTTAAAGCAATGCCTATATGATTTATACTGCAATCATCGTGTTTTCTATTCAAAATTTCAGTCTCTAGTTGCCTTCTAATTCTATAAAGCCTCCCTTACCTgtagttttatttttgttaatttgaactttatatacATATTCTTAAGCTTAATATGTGTTGGATTTGAATCTATAATCTCTTGGTCTAGAACATCTGCCTTTAACTTGAGTAGTTGTGCTATACTCAAGTTGGCAACTTCATAACGATTATGCTAttattgtatggaaattaggtACCATGCTTTTGTAACTTTTAGAGTcgtacttattttttttattccctCCCTCCCTCTCGTTGTATTTATTAGATCCTTGATGTAAACATAATTGCCCTTGCATTCCCAAGAATGAGATGAGTACTATTGTAAAATTTCTAACATGACAGGTTCATATAAATTTCAACATCAGCAAAATTAGGAAGTGCTCATCTCCTGCAAACCGAGTATAGCTTAACTAATATGTAGACTTGTTAGcaacctctttttctctttttttattaaaaaaaaaaatgtgtcaaTCTCTTGGGTTGCACTGTGAATTCATGCTTAAAGGTACATGAAATATTGTCAACTAAACATAGATTAACTAGTCAATATATATGTTTGATCAAAAGATTCGAGATTCAAATTCCTAGTTTATGTATTGTTGACTTTGTTATCTTTAATTTTGTAAAGATTTAAGTATTGCCATCTTTGTTTTggtatttcaaattttttgtcttcactttttaaatcattgattaattataaagctcttttgtttaaaaagatttttaaaaaatatttttctaatgaaattttattgtcACATTAATATAGTTAATAGAAAATTGATGGTAGGGATCGAAACGCTACTAAAATCGAACCTTataggttaatttgaaaactTAGGGTTCAGAATGCTATTATTAAACTCAAACCTCAAAAAACAAAgtgtagtttttctttttttctttttttttttaaaataataattcttGAATTTTGGTGTAGTTTGCCTATCCGAAATTTAGTTTTGTATGTTTTTGGATATATATACTTTTCTAAATTAGtgggtttttcttttcttttagatttttacattatgttaaaATTAGTGGCTGTGTTaacaaaaattgaatataacaaaattttttaatatttatgattCAATTTAATGAAATCGAAAGGTCATGTACAATAATGATGAACCTTTGCCTAGTCTTGGTTGAATATTTTCCCTCTAATTTTTACTaatgccatttttttttatgtgaaatGGAATTTTAggttataatttattgaaagaatAACATAGTACTGACACTATAAAATaatagttaaattataaaagatatctctaattttttttatttgtttaaaaaatatttatattctttCATAAATGGTAATATCACCTTAAACTTTGTCATTGAGAAACTAGAACAATATaacaattcaaaatttcatttctgagtctaaatttttatttcatattttataggatttcttcttaaaaaatgatCGAGGGGATGTTGTAACTTCTAAAACAAATGACAAAAGTCagaagtttttttctttttcttatcgATGTGCTAATGCCTAAGACTTTCTATCTACATAGCTTAAATGATGAAGCTTGATTGCATAATTATCTaagttttcctattttttacaTGAATAGACTATTATTTTACCAAAAATCAGACTCAATTTACTTTTTCAGTCCTCTTTATTGTTCaacttttttaatatatatactaaTACCAAAGAAGCACGCAAGGGAAGCTTCTCTATACCACACGCGGTTATGAACATcctaaaacaattttcttttaaaaattctaTGCAAGGGAAGTTGAAAATCTCGTTAATCTCCATAAACGAAAGCAAGAATTAGCGAGAAGTtttgaaagagaaaataaagtatAGACATCACATGcaccaaaaaaaaatatatgtggtATATATTGGCAATATATTGGAAAATGTAAAGATATATGTTAGAAAATATAAACATATACCACATATATTGTTCGGaatataagatgaaatattacaCAAACTGTCTTGTTCATGCATTTATCAAATATATCTTTGTTTATTTatggaaaattcaaatatatattgttCTATATATACCAAACAATATATGTAAtgtatatatttacattttcatatatttgaatacactaaaaaaataaactataatatgtgcaatgtatatttacattttttagtaTATTCGACATTTTGTAGTATATTATCCATATATTCAACAATAATGAAGGGATTGGGATGAAGAAaccaaattgaagaagaaaatgaataaataacGAATTGGAGacccaatattttaaaaatagaaatgacAGGAGTTATgacgaaaataaaataaagaagataATCTTCTTTCTTATTTTAGGAAGTACACCaaataaattagaaataaaaatcaataatattaaggttccgtttggtaaccattttatttttaaaaattaagcttatgaacactacttccacctccaaaattCTTCATACTTTTGAAaagttgattttgttttttggaatttggctaagaattcaaccattgtacttaccaaagatgcaaattattgtaagaaatgtgaatgaaatagacttgatttttaaaaacaaagaaaaaaaaccaaatgactaCCAAATGAGTTAAATAATTTTAACGAAAACTAATGATTGATCATGGATGAGGAATCCAAAAATCTGTTTTATATACGTAAATAAATGTACgttaaattaagaaatttagaTATGAAAATTTTTGTAAGTCTGAGGAgatttatgaaatattaattgTGGATTAAGCTAATACACTAAAAAATTCTTAGAATATTCATATGTCATTTAAGCtcgagaaaagaaaaaaaaaaccaacaatttTGGTTGCTGTGATTATTTTTGCATAAATATTGGCTCCATCATATGTTGATGCAGCTTTAGTACATTTCTATGTATATGGTTAGCATATTaaatttccattatcatctatatattaattaattagaataaataaaatgctgaattagaaaataacagggggataaaaaaaatagttagttgatttacatttaattaataaaaagacaaaaaagaaataagtgGAGAGTTGAGAGGTAAAAAGGtaataaagaaaaagggaatttCCAAAAATTAGGGGCAGGTTATGGTGGTAAGGTGTTATCTGCAaagtcaaataaataaataaataaaattatagaaaGTTGAGGTTGTAGTGTAGGGCTGTGGGTCCCACTACCCTCCACAAAAATGTCACTTTGACCATGCCCTATATACGACACTACAATAACCTGGAAACATTGACCACAAAACATggaaacactttttttttcccccttaaaaaatgaaaaattggtgaCCTTTCTCTTCACACTCTAAAATTTCCACTAAAAATGGTCGTCATTAATTAAACCTTTCTCACTCTACCTAATTACATTTCCTACCCACTTTTCAACTAAGACCATGTTTATCAAACCctcctccaaaaaaaaaaaataaaaaaattggtaTAATCATAGTGAAATTTTATCGCTAAGTCAATCGTAATAAGACACTGTAAGaaatataattggattttatttaatcatatttatttagaattatgaatatgTCATATTTATTATTACCATTATCGTTTATGGTCAAACAGTAGACAGATTTATAATTATCATGTTGTAACAATAACATTAACGATAATAGTAACGATATCGATGTAATCTTCAAATGCAATTGGATTGAGTACTCTATGCTCGTCAATTAGGTTGCATTTTTTAATTACAGGTTTGCATATGTCAATATGGATATGGAACACAAATAAGCAACACAACATAATTAAATGAGACTCTCACTTTTGAAATTACTATTGATTTATTACGTAGGGTAACCATGGATTTGTGTTCTAAGTGAAAACTGACATAAACTCGTTCTTTTGGAAATCGAAGTTTGAAAGATCAAATCGACTACTTTTTtacatgattttttaaaaaagtttactATAACCTggttaataaatttatttaaaaaaaaataagtgcatttggtttttaatttacAATGAGATTTTAAGATTATGTTTGAGAtgaagtagttttttttttttttttttttaatattattatatcacattctaaattagaaataaagggctccatttttttattttattatttagtcGAAATTCTAACCTTAATAATTGttgaaaaaaatcaactttaacCCCTCGAGATATTGGAATTGGAAATGCACGATTTGGAGAAAGGATTAACAAAAATGTTATAAAGTTACAACCTTTGATCATATTCTAagcataattaataattaatcttCCAAAAAAACGGtctgaaaacaaaatttgaaaataagagattcaacaaatatatatatatataattatattttatgtttttagatttgTATTTTGATAGTATATTCagaatttgaattcttaatttaaaaatatttaatgttatattgataaattataaaattagttgTGGTTATTCACTAAATATTGGTTTTTTAtgaatatgttttattttaaattttttgtataattatttcTGTGAtagtatataatttataatatattacatattatatattttaattttttaaaaataattggtatttttaaatatttttatttttatttaacataactttgcattttaaaatttaaattcaaaatttgaatacaaataaaacatacaaatgTTATTTTGTCCCGTTTAGATTATagaattcaaaaacaaaatctaaattatcTGTCGAAAAATTGTTTGTTGAACTTATAAATCTGAAGACATAAAACagaatctaaataaaaaaattgcttaaaaaactctttaaatctatttttagaatttgatgactaaaagaatatatttaGAAGATCTAAGGATCAAACGCTTTtcgagaattaaaaaaaaaaaaaagtaaatttctaaatttgtatcgtttcattttagtttattatttatttatttaaagatTATATTCTAAATTCATCCACTTTGAGttgcattttttaaaattatcttaATTATCAATCCCTAAAAGGAGTGAGACGAATTAGAAACTTTTGATTCTCAATTTTGAAAGGATCTAGGTAATGGATTTCCAATTCTCAATAAATATCTATTTCTTATTTCTACTTTGACTTAATAATAttactatttttaatttcatgttcagatacatttttctctctctctactcCTGTTGTcactgaaatttttttttagatttaatctttttttaagagagatatatttaaAAGTTTGATCATTGATTTAATCTctgaaatttttatataataatttagtttccaAAGTTTAGATTAATCGATAATAATTAAGTCGGTATGTTGAaaactttcattaaattaaatagagggtagatattatattatataatgatttaatttttgtagTTTTGCTCTCTTATGGATTTACGGTTATAGaatcattatttaatta encodes:
- the LOC120083561 gene encoding transcription termination factor MTERF4, chloroplastic — translated: MATMASFFFPIPTINGCTKSSPLVPLHRFNLPQPPSFFPLTFCPFPSRFPFLLTSSHFVRFASTSSDALPFSDGPPEEDPLHSLAEARLAVSEYLQRFGVSEDESVSIASNSPRFLKMLVDGVRELDETSMWVSWSKEGGEQPLVDDFGFKEKVGLMAMEKGDHGKVAFLESVGMNLSSAMNVARYLSGEMLPSLIYKVKYMKGLFFSGSGDGEVIGKNARRMMTNLSIPPDDDVQQTLSFFEKIEARRGGLDMLCSNEESFRLLLESFPHMLFLSVESHVKPVVEFLENIGIPKERTRSMFLLFPPIIFFDTEVLKSRILAFEEVGIEATTVGKLLLKYPWITANCIQGNLKQIVSFLELEKVPNASIINAISSWPLILGSSTSKLQLMVDRFGGLGVQSKKLGQVIATSPQILLQKPQEFLQVVSYLEELGFDKGSVGRIITRCPEISATSVEKTLKRKIEFLISIGVSKTHLPRAIRKYPELLVSDPDKTLLPRIRYLRQRGFSERDIAFMVGRFSPVLGYSIEEVLRPKLDFLVNIMEKSIKEVVDYPRYFSYSLEKKIVPRFRVLKGINVECSLKDMLGKNDEEFAVQFMGYKGTEH